One genomic window of Polynucleobacter sp. HIN11 includes the following:
- a CDS encoding type II toxin-antitoxin system PemK/MazF family toxin, whose translation MRRGDFVKVVTPGSYGKPRPALIVQSDLFNQHPSVSVLPLSSELRNAPLFRVPIEPSSMNGLEKRSEVMVDKIQTIPVDKIGGEIGRASDEEMLAINRALAIFLGFA comes from the coding sequence GTGAGGCGAGGTGATTTTGTAAAGGTTGTCACACCGGGCTCCTATGGCAAACCAAGACCCGCATTAATCGTTCAATCGGATTTATTTAATCAGCATCCATCGGTATCTGTGCTGCCTTTATCAAGTGAACTACGAAACGCTCCTTTGTTTAGGGTACCAATTGAACCCTCCTCAATGAATGGTTTAGAGAAACGTTCAGAGGTGATGGTGGACAAAATTCAGACCATACCAGTAGACAAGATTGGCGGAGAAATTGGGCGTGCTTCGGATGAAGAAATGCTAGCGATTAATCGTGCGCTGGCAATATTTTTAGGGTTTGCTTAA
- a CDS encoding antitoxin MazE family protein, with protein sequence MPVATNLRVQKHRAQLRAAGLRPIQIWVPDTRQSSFAEECRRQSQMLKNDPLESEINEWLDEVRDTKDWK encoded by the coding sequence ATGCCAGTTGCCACTAACTTAAGAGTCCAAAAACACCGGGCGCAATTACGTGCGGCAGGGCTTCGTCCTATCCAAATCTGGGTTCCAGATACACGCCAATCCTCTTTTGCAGAGGAGTGTCGCCGTCAGTCGCAAATGTTAAAAAATGATCCACTCGAATCTGAAATCAATGAGTGGCTTGATGAGGTTCGTGATACCAAGGATTGGAAGTGA
- a CDS encoding aldo/keto reductase → MSFQFQTRLGLGTWQMGESARSEAQEINAIASAIEMGYQLIDTAEMYGSGQAETLIGKALQRVGKSTRVHLQIVSKVLPSNASTKGTITACERSIRRMGCDYLDCYLLHWQGSYSYEATLEGLIKLQERGLIRSYGISNFDAPDVNDWLAAERNVGSPYQTVCNQVYYALNGRGIEYDLIPLMQERGMALMAYSPLGAGELIHDPKLIAIAKEAGLTPAQVALAWVLRQPNAVAIPKTVHLERLKENLAAANLVLEAVLLQALDQLFHPPHKKTPLHIL, encoded by the coding sequence ATGAGTTTTCAGTTTCAGACTCGCCTTGGACTTGGTACCTGGCAAATGGGTGAGAGCGCCCGCTCTGAAGCCCAAGAAATCAATGCGATTGCGTCCGCCATTGAGATGGGCTATCAACTCATTGATACTGCCGAGATGTATGGCTCTGGTCAAGCTGAAACCTTAATTGGTAAAGCATTGCAACGCGTTGGTAAAAGTACGCGTGTCCATCTCCAAATTGTCAGTAAAGTATTACCCAGTAACGCGAGCACCAAAGGAACCATCACGGCTTGTGAGCGCTCAATTAGGCGGATGGGGTGTGACTATCTGGATTGCTATCTCTTGCATTGGCAAGGCTCTTATTCTTATGAAGCGACGCTTGAGGGATTGATCAAACTCCAGGAACGAGGACTAATTCGTAGTTATGGCATCAGTAATTTTGATGCGCCAGATGTGAATGATTGGCTCGCAGCGGAGCGCAATGTCGGCAGTCCCTATCAAACGGTATGCAATCAGGTCTATTACGCTCTCAATGGCCGTGGCATTGAATACGATTTGATCCCGCTCATGCAAGAAAGGGGCATGGCATTGATGGCTTACTCGCCATTGGGAGCCGGAGAGTTAATACATGATCCCAAGCTCATTGCAATTGCTAAAGAGGCTGGCTTGACTCCAGCACAAGTCGCGCTCGCTTGGGTCTTGCGCCAACCCAATGCGGTAGCGATTCCAAAAACGGTGCATCTAGAGCGACTTAAGGAAAATTTAGCGGCTGCGAACTTGGTACTCGAGGCCGTTTTACTACAAGCGCTTGATCAGCTTTTCCATCCTCCTCATAAAAAGACCCCACTACATATCCTTTAA
- a CDS encoding peptidylprolyl isomerase: MKLIRLTLLLALLYPIFGLANPEKKELAFVASVNNAPITQQIFDVALKNAIERGAKDSPELRQAIKEELINRELLVQEAKKEGLEKSPEFISQVDQFEQTLLLQLYIDQHFQKNPITDEQLKAEYERQKKLIVDTGGEVQYRFSQIVTAKESEAMILMSRLQKGDSFAQLAREFSADAATKKEGGSVGWVNASQMNANVLQTLRLLNKNEFAKKPIQIGSAWVIVRLDDKRAMKIPTLEESKPQLRQAIVQQYLTETVRRLRQNAKIVM; this comes from the coding sequence ATGAAACTGATTCGTCTCACTCTTCTTTTAGCGTTACTGTATCCAATTTTCGGATTAGCTAATCCTGAAAAAAAAGAATTAGCCTTTGTTGCCTCGGTCAACAACGCTCCAATCACTCAGCAAATTTTTGATGTGGCTCTTAAAAATGCCATCGAACGGGGAGCAAAAGATTCGCCCGAACTGCGGCAAGCTATTAAGGAGGAGCTCATTAATCGCGAGCTCCTAGTCCAAGAAGCCAAGAAAGAGGGTCTTGAGAAATCCCCTGAATTCATTTCACAGGTCGATCAGTTTGAGCAAACTCTCTTATTGCAACTCTATATTGATCAACACTTTCAAAAGAACCCCATCACGGACGAGCAACTCAAGGCTGAGTACGAGCGTCAAAAGAAATTAATTGTGGATACAGGGGGCGAAGTGCAGTACCGCTTTAGCCAAATTGTGACCGCTAAAGAGAGTGAAGCCATGATTCTCATGAGTCGCTTACAAAAGGGCGATTCGTTTGCCCAGTTGGCACGTGAGTTCTCAGCCGATGCAGCCACAAAAAAAGAGGGGGGTAGTGTGGGGTGGGTTAATGCTTCGCAAATGAATGCAAATGTCTTGCAAACCTTGCGCCTTCTCAATAAAAACGAGTTTGCTAAAAAGCCCATTCAGATTGGGAGCGCCTGGGTGATTGTGCGCTTGGATGATAAGCGTGCCATGAAGATCCCGACCCTTGAAGAGTCGAAACCGCAATTGCGTCAAGCGATTGTGCAGCAGTACCTCACTGAGACCGTGCGACGCCTGCGTCAAAACGCCAAGATTGTGATGTAA